The DNA window CACCTGATCGGCGCTCAGCAGCACCTCGCCCACGCGCAAGCAGACTTGCCCCGGACAATGTCCCGGCGTGTGAATGACTTTAAAAAGGCCGTCCAGTAGGTCGCCGTGATGGAGTTCGGTGTCAACGGGGCCGCCCACAAAACGGATTTTGCCCGCGCCGTACATCTTCATAAAAGCCGTTACGCCCGCCTCGTCCACGCCCGCTCCGTGCAAAAAGGCCCGCAAGGCCCGTGAAGTCAGCACAATTCGTTCGCGGTAAGCGCTCAGCACCGGCTGGTCAAGCTCGTGAACGGCGACGGGGGCCTGAGTCAACGTCCGTACAAAGTCCAAGCCGCCGTGGTGGTCGATATGGCCGTGGGTAATCACGATGCGCGACAAGCCCGTCCAAGTGATGTGGGCGTCCAAGTCGCTGAGCGCCGAAAAGCCCGTGAGCAGGTCGGCATTGCTCTGATCGGTGCCGCTGCCGGTGTCGATCAGGGCCGTATAGTCGCCGCGCCGCACGACGTAGATGTTGGCCAAAAAGTCGCCGAAGACCCGCACCGGAAAGCTGTAAATCAAAGTGCCGTCGGCAAGGGCGTGGCGCTGGGGTGGGGGCAGGACAAAGGACATACCCGCTTTGATAGCACATTGGCCATGTTCTGGCCGCCTGTCACCTGCTCCGGAACAAGGCAAGCCAGAGAAGTGTCTCAAAAGAGAGCGCGTCTGCGGTTGGCTTTTCCCGTGCGGCGCAGACTGTGGGCATGACCTCTCCTGTTCTTTCCGTTCTCGATTTGGTGCCGCTCACCGCTGGCGGCAGCGCTCAGGCCATTAAAGACACCGTGGAACTGGCGCAGCACGTCGAGGCGCTCAATTTCAAAAGATATTGGCTGGCCGAGCACCACAACATGCAGTCGCTGGTCAGCAGCGCTCCCGAATTGCTGATCGCCGCGCTGAGCCAGCGTACCACCACGCTGCGGCTGGGCGCGGGCGGCATGATGTTGCCCAACCACTCGCCGCTCAAAGTCGCTGAACTGTTCCGCACGCTCGAAGCACTGGCCCCTGACCGCATCGATCTGGGACTGGGCCGCGCTCCCGGCACCGACATGAGGACGGCGCTGGCCCTCAGAAGGTCGCGTGAAGCTTTGCAAGCCGACGATTTCGAGTCTCAACTCACCGAACTGCTGGCCTTCGGTGGGCGCGAGTTCGCGGGTAAGCATCCGTTTGCGGGCACCGCTTTTGAAGGCGTCATCGCCGCGCCTTATGATCAACCGCTTCCGCCGCTGTGGATGCTGAGCAGCTCCGGTCACGGCGCGTCGGTGGCCGCCGAAATTGGTGCGGGGCTGGCTTTTGCCGCCCACATCAACCCCGACTTCGACTTGGCGGCGCAGTCGATTAAAGCCTACCGCCAAGCCTTCCGGCCTTCCGAGCAGTTCCCGGTTCCCAAAGTCATCGTGGCGCAAACCGTGATCGTGGCCGACACCGACGCCGAAGCTGAGCGCCTGGCCTTGCCGCTGGGCCTGATGTTCTTGCGGTTGGTGCGCGGCCAGACCGAGCCATTTGCCAGCGTGGAGGAAGCGGAGCGCTATCCGTACACGCCCGCCGAACGCGCCCAGCTCGCCACCATGCGCCGAACGGGCCGGTTTGTAGCTGGCAGTTCGGCAACGGTCAAAGCGCGGCTGGATCAGGTTCTGGAGATGACCGGCGCGGATGAGCTGATGATCGGCAGCATGATCCCCGATTTGGCCGACAGAAAGCGCTCGTATGAACGGTTGGCGCAGCTCTATCCGCAAAAAGTGCAGCAGAGCGCGGCAGATTAGCGCCGAGTTCTTTGCTGCCGCATTGCTCAACACTGTTATTTCTAAAGAAAGTTTGGGTAAACAGGTTTATGCGGCGCTGCTATCCTGAAATTGTTTGGCTCGGCACACTTTTCCTCCACTGATTTGTGCCCGCCGGGAGGCAGCACCCATGACAAAATCCACTTCTCTGACCCAACAGCCGGCTTGGCAAGCCTTAGAGCGTCACTACGATCAGCTCAAAGACAAGCAGTTGCGGGAGTTGTTCGCCGACGACGCCGGGCGCGGCGAAAAGCTGACTGCCGAGGGCGCGGGCCTTTTTCTGGATTACTCCAAGAATCGGGTGACTGACGAAACGCTCAGGCTCCTGCTACAGCTTGCCGAACAGACCGGCGTGGCCGCCAAGCGCGATGCCATGTTCGCGGGCGAGAAAATCAACGTGACCGAAGGCCGAGCCGTGCTGCACACCGCCCTGCGTGTTCCCAAAGGCGGCACGGTAATGGTGGACGGCGTGAACGTGGTGCCGGAGGTTCACGCGGTGCTGGACAAGATGGCCGCCTTCGCTGATCAGGTACGGGCCGGGACATGGCTGGGTTACACCGGCAAGCCGATCAAAAATATCGTCAACATCGGCATCGGCGGCTCTGATCTCGGCCCGGTGATGGCTTACGAGGGTCTCAAGTTCTACAGCCAGCGCGATTTGACCGTGCGCTTCGTCTCGAATGTGGACGGTACCGACCTCGTCGAGAAAACACACGGCTTCGACCCCGCCGAGACGCTGTTTATCGTGTCCAGCAAGACCTTCACCACGCAGGAGACCATGGCAAATGCGACTTCGGCGCGGGCTTGGTTGTTGGACACTTTAAAAGACGACGCGGCGGTGGCGCGGCACTTCGTGGCCGTCTCCACCAACGCGGAAGCGGTGGGCAAGTTCGGCATCGACACCGCCAACATGTTCGGCTTCTGGGACTGGGTGGGTGGGCGCTACAGCATGGACAGCGCCATTGGCCTGTCGCTGATGATCGCCGTTGGCCCCGCCAATTTCCATGAGCTGCTGGCCGGGTTTCACGAGATGGACGAGCATTTCCGCACTGCGCCCGCCGACAAAAATCTGCCGATGCTGCTGGCCCTGTTGGGCCTGTGGTACGACGATTTTTTTGACGCCCAAACCGTTGCTATTTTGCCCTACGACCAATACCTCTCGCACTTCAGCGCTTATTTGCAGCAGCTCGATATGGAGAGCAACGGCAAGCATGTGACGCTTGAGGGCGATCTGGTGGATTATCAGACCGGCCCGGTCATCTGGGGCCAGCCCGGCACCAACGGCCAGCACGCGTTTTATCAACTGATTCACCAGGGCACCAAGCTGATTCCCTGCGACTTCATCGGCTTTATTCAAACGCTCAATCCGCTGACGCCGCACCACGATCTGCTGATGGCCAACGTGTTCGCTCAAACCGAGGCGCTGGCGTTCGGCAAAACTCGGCAAGAAGTCGAAGCCGATGGCGTCAAGGCCGAGCAAGTGGCGCACCGCGTCTTTGAAGGCAACCGGCCCACCAATACCATCTTGGCCGACAAGCTGACCCCGCGCATTCTGGGCAGCTTGATCGCCCTGTACGAACACAAAGTCTTCGTGCAGGGCGCGATCTGGAATATCAATTCGTTTGATCAGTGGGGCGTAGAACTCGGTAAGGTGCTGGCCTCCAAAATCGTGCC is part of the Deinococcus detaillensis genome and encodes:
- a CDS encoding MBL fold metallo-hydrolase is translated as MSFVLPPPQRHALADGTLIYSFPVRVFGDFLANIYVVRRGDYTALIDTGSGTDQSNADLLTGFSALSDLDAHITWTGLSRIVITHGHIDHHGGLDFVRTLTQAPVAVHELDQPVLSAYRERIVLTSRALRAFLHGAGVDEAGVTAFMKMYGAGKIRFVGGPVDTELHHGDLLDGLFKVIHTPGHCPGQVCLRVGEVLLSADQVLAHTTPHLSAESITPGNGLSHYLHSLDLLDAEEGIVLTLAGHEEPISDLRARTADIRASHTRKMKRILSICTTPSSLQAITSQLYPRVKSYDTLLALEKVGALVEYLSARGEVRVANLEQMERDEEAAPLYQTA
- a CDS encoding LLM class flavin-dependent oxidoreductase, with protein sequence MTSPVLSVLDLVPLTAGGSAQAIKDTVELAQHVEALNFKRYWLAEHHNMQSLVSSAPELLIAALSQRTTTLRLGAGGMMLPNHSPLKVAELFRTLEALAPDRIDLGLGRAPGTDMRTALALRRSREALQADDFESQLTELLAFGGREFAGKHPFAGTAFEGVIAAPYDQPLPPLWMLSSSGHGASVAAEIGAGLAFAAHINPDFDLAAQSIKAYRQAFRPSEQFPVPKVIVAQTVIVADTDAEAERLALPLGLMFLRLVRGQTEPFASVEEAERYPYTPAERAQLATMRRTGRFVAGSSATVKARLDQVLEMTGADELMIGSMIPDLADRKRSYERLAQLYPQKVQQSAAD
- the pgi gene encoding glucose-6-phosphate isomerase — encoded protein: MTKSTSLTQQPAWQALERHYDQLKDKQLRELFADDAGRGEKLTAEGAGLFLDYSKNRVTDETLRLLLQLAEQTGVAAKRDAMFAGEKINVTEGRAVLHTALRVPKGGTVMVDGVNVVPEVHAVLDKMAAFADQVRAGTWLGYTGKPIKNIVNIGIGGSDLGPVMAYEGLKFYSQRDLTVRFVSNVDGTDLVEKTHGFDPAETLFIVSSKTFTTQETMANATSARAWLLDTLKDDAAVARHFVAVSTNAEAVGKFGIDTANMFGFWDWVGGRYSMDSAIGLSLMIAVGPANFHELLAGFHEMDEHFRTAPADKNLPMLLALLGLWYDDFFDAQTVAILPYDQYLSHFSAYLQQLDMESNGKHVTLEGDLVDYQTGPVIWGQPGTNGQHAFYQLIHQGTKLIPCDFIGFIQTLNPLTPHHDLLMANVFAQTEALAFGKTRQEVEADGVKAEQVAHRVFEGNRPTNTILADKLTPRILGSLIALYEHKVFVQGAIWNINSFDQWGVELGKVLASKIVPELQAGAEPDLQHDSSTNALIRRYRAGRRAE